A window of the Synchiropus splendidus isolate RoL2022-P1 chromosome 6, RoL_Sspl_1.0, whole genome shotgun sequence genome harbors these coding sequences:
- the LOC128760590 gene encoding hyaluronidase-2-like codes for MGVLPFPCLAQVPWVFLTLLAWTSSCSGDEKTTRWPLYSNKPVLLVWNAPTEECGPRRHVTLTLNQFDIVASPNEGFVRQNLTIFYKERLGLYPFYTHDGVDVNGGLPQLASLTQHFEKMPDSVKNYIREPDAKGLAVIDWEEWRPLWIRNWDVKDIYRNKSREMVAKKNPKWPPEQVAKVAQQEFELSARKFMLETLKLAKNLRPNHLWGFYLFPDCYNHDYRNGLENYTGRCPAVEIARNDQLNWLWMECTALFPSIYLSPVLRSTNFGRLFVRNRVKEAMRLASAGDGSARPVFVYTRPTYMNQMATLTEMDLISTIGESVALGAAGVIFWGDVSYAGSHANCSKLNQYLQGLLGQYLLNVSTSADECSRALCKARGRCLRRLPDTDVYLHLSPLTHSISSQAGRLRVSGGPGKAELAFFRAHFQCQCYSGYQGEACAQRERGQNKASSVLGTWSLCLLLPLGFFILLH; via the exons ATGGGGGTTCTTCCGTTCCCCTGCCTTGCTCAAGTGCCTTGGGTGTTTTTGACCTTGCTAGCATGGACCAGCTCATGTTCAGGAGATGAAAAGACAACAAGATGGCCGTTGTACTCCAATAAACCAGTGCTTCTGGTCTGGAATGCCCCGACAGAGGAGTGTGGACCACGGCGTCACGTGACTTTAACGCTGAACCAGTTTGACATCGTGGCATCGCCCAACGAGGGATTTGTGCGGCAAAACCTCACCATTTTTTACAAAGAGCGCCTGGGCCTCTATCCCTTTTACACACATGATGGCGTGGACGTTAACGGAGGTCTTCCTCAGCTCGCCAGCCTCACGCAGCACTTTGAGAAGATGCCGGACAGTGTGAAGAACTATATCCGAGAACCGGACGCCAAAGGTTTGGCGGTGATTGACTGGGAGGAGTGGCGGCCTTTGTGGATTCGAAACTGGGACGTCAAAGACATCTATCGGAACAAATCCCGTGAAATGGTGGCCAAAAAGAACCCCAAGTGGCCCCCGGAGCAAGTTGCAAAAGTTGCGCAGCAGGAATTTGAATTGTCGGCTCGCAAATTCATGCTGGAGACTCTGAAACTTGCAAAGAATTTGAGGCCCAACCACCTGTGGGGCTTTTATCTCTTCCCTGACTGTTACAACCACGACTACAGGAACGGGCTGGAGAACTACACCGGACGCTGCCCTGCTGTGGAAATAGCCCGAAACGATCAGCTGAACTGGTTATGGATGGAATGCACCGCACTCTTCCCCTCTATATACCTCAGCCCTGTGCTGCGCTCCACTAACTTTGGCCGCCTCTTCGTCCGGAACCGAGTGAAGGAGGCGATGCGTCTGGCCTCAGCTGGTGATGGATCTGCGCGTCCTGTTTTCGTTTATACCAGGCCTACGTACATGAATCAGATGGCCACACTGACTGAG ATGGATCTGATTTCCACCATCGGTGAAAGTGTTGCTCTGGGAGCGGCCGGCGTGATCTTCTGGGGTGATGTGTCCTATGCTGGCAGTCAT GCCAATTGCTCCAAACTAAACCAGTACCTCCAGGGACTGCTGGGTCAGTACCTGCTGAACGTGTCCACATCAGCAGACGAATGCAGTCGGGCGCTGTGCAAGGCGCGCGGTCGCTGCCTGCGGCGACTGCCCGACACGGACGTGTACCTCCATCTGAGCCCTCTCACCCACAGCATCAGCAGCCAGGCTGGACGACTCAGAGTCAGCGGTGGGCCTGGTAAAGCAGAGCTGGCTTTCTTCCGCGCACATTTCCAGTGCCAGTGCTACAGCGGGTACCAGGGTGAGGCGTGTGCGCAGAGAGAAAGAGGACAGAATAAAGCCTCCTCTGTTCTGGGAACCTGGTCCCTCTGCCTCCTGCTCCCACTTGGGTTTTTCATTCTGCTGCACTGA
- the abhd14a gene encoding protein ABHD14A — MNFFRNRLVVLGLVLMATVLLYLLLPAIRQGSMEPSLDAQRMNLVGTAAAPPPVPSINVSIRTGQLPGDPPLFFREALPVDAAGRQILPSLQVVLLHGQAFTSKTWEELGTMSLLAANGHQALAMDLPGYGKSPDSEALKSDQNRVNLLSRFMESLGVRAAVLVSPSMSGHYSIPFLMKNSAQLQGFVPIAPVGTRSYTPQQYQSIQTPTLIVYGALDTNLGAQSHKNLIQLPNHSVLKLEEARHACYMDSPKEFHQGLMEFLSKLEKNIRYRQV, encoded by the exons ATGAATTTCTTCCGCAATCGCCTTGTCGTCCTGGGCCTGGTGCTGATGGCCACGGTCCTGCTGTACCTGCTGCTGCCAGCCATCCGCCAGGGCAGCATGGAGCCGTCACTGGACGCCCAGAGGATGAATTTAGTCGGCACTGCAGCCGCTCCTCCACCAGTCCCATCAATAAATGTGTCCATTCGTACCGGCCAGCTGCCCGGCGACCCTCCTCTGTTCTTCAGGGAGGCTTTACCAGTTGACGCAGCTGGACGACAGATACTGCCAAG CTTGCAAGTGGTTTTACTGCACGGCCAGGCGTTCACTTCCAAAACCTGGGAGGAACTTGGTACCATGTCTCTTCTGGCTGCTAATGGACATCAGGCATTGGCGATGGATCTACCTG GCTATGGAAAATCCCCTGACTCGGAGGCTCTGAAGTCTGATCAGAATCGGGTCAACCTTCTCTCAAGGTTTATGGAATCACTGGGAGTCAGGGCTGCTGTCCTTGTCAGCCCCTCCATGAGTGGCCATTACTCCATCCCCTTCCTCATGAAAAACAGTGCTCAGCTGCAGGGCTTCGTTCCCATCGCCCCGGTGGGCACTCGCAGTTACACCCCGCAACAGTACCAAAGCATTCAG actCCGACGTTGATCGTTTACGGCGCCTTGGACACAAATCTGGGCGCTCAGTCTCACAAGAACCTCATTCAGCTTCCCAACCACTCCGTGTTAAAGCTGGAAGAAGCCCGACACGCCTGCTACATGGACAGTCCCAAAGAGTTTCACCAGGGCTTGATGGAATTTCTCAGTAAGCTTGAGAAGAACATAAGGTACAGACAGGTGTGA